ATGCCTAGGGCTAATGGCAAGTAGCTTTCACGTAAACCGGAGTGAGCAATGTTCCACTGCTGGCCACTCCAGCGCCAAGCCCGCTTATAGGGATAGGTGGTTGAAAGTTGCTCAATGACGTAGCCACTCTCTTCAACCACAAAAATCTGCTGACATCGATTGCAGCCAAAAGCCTCCGTCAGAGTAATAGGCAAGAGGCGACCCCGACGGCGGCAAGGGCATGGGTAATCTGTGTCTAACTCAATCTTTTGGGCTTTTTGGGATTGCACAAGCAGCTATAGAGTTAAAGATAGTTAAGACAAAAGTTACTTAAAGTTTCAAACTACTTAGCTACAACTGAGTGCCATAATTCAGTAGTTTTAGAAGCGTAATTGTAATGAGATGGACCGACCTGAGCAGTTCAGGTCAAAACACCTACTGACTAAGCTACTCATTAAATCCTATCACCGTCAGATTTGACGCAAATCTTACTAGAGTTATACCTACTGGCATAAACCTTATGGTGTATCTACTGGTACAAGTTTCCAAGAAACCAAGAAGATATTTAATTTCTCAGGCCAGATTAGGGTAAGAAACTAACGCTAGTTTCTTGATTTTTATCTGTTTTTCAAAGCGGGCAACGCGATTCGAACGCGCGACATTCACCTTGGCAAGGTGACGCTCTACCACTGAGCTATGCCCGCAAGCCGCACTGATAATAATTTCTCAGATTTGAATGTGTTTGTCAACACTTTTTGGAAAGAAATGTTGAGAAAGTTAGCGGCTGTTGTCACAATCAGATGCGATCGGCTCACCCTCCGCAGAACTTATACTTAACCCAGCCGCTCTTGCTCTTTATGCAAACTGGGAGCGAGGGTATTGCTTGGAGCCGCAGGTAATGTCTGAGTTGAGGTCGTGCCAGAGACCTGGGAGTTTTGGGGGACAATCCCGTCTCCAGAGCGCAGCTGGCGCATTAAGCTAGCCATTTCTAGCGCATTCATGGCATAATCCCAACCTTTATTACTCTTGATCCCTGCGCGCTCTAAAGCTTGCTGCATAGTATCTGTGGTAACGATGCCAAAGATGATTGGCACTCCTGTCTGCAACCCGACGTTAGCAATGCCTTTGGATACCTCAGCAGCCACGTAGTCAAAATGAGGGGTTTGGCCCCGAATGATTGCTCCTAGGCAGATAATTGCATCGTACCGATTAGCCAACGCTAACTGACGAGCAACCAGGGGGACCTCAAAACTACCTGGCACCCAGACATAATCCACTTGAGTGCCGTGCGGGTTTGGATCAACGCCGTGGCGCTTCAAGCAATCTTGACAGCCCTCTAACAGCTTGGTTGTAATCAAGTCATTAAACCGACCGATCACAATTGCAAAACGTAGGGGTTCTGTCTGAGTAAAGGTTCCCTCAAAAACTGCCATGGCTGCCTGTAGATATCTGGTGAGTTGGGTAAATCGGGTTCTGGGGCTGGATTGAATCTGCGGGCAACCTAAACCACTAAATAGTTCAGTAGTCCAACGAGCAGCACGAGAGCAAACCAAAGCCCAGAACCTAGTAGGATCAATCGCTTAGATTGCTCCCAATTTTGAGGAGAAGCATAGGCTACTGGGACACCCACAACCATCACAAAGGACAACCCAACCAAGGCAACTAAGGCGAGCTGGAACAGAGTTGAAAACATTTTTTTCTCCCAATACAGCAGTGGACTGGTTTACACCTGTCGCTGAATTTAGACAATTTTTTGATCAGTCCTGAGTAGTACGCTACCAGAAATTCATCCCCTCTCGGCACTTTCTCTGCCACGATTGAAGAAACATCGTAAGTACTACATCAAATTAGCTTTGCGGGGTTACGTGGGGCGGCCAAAGCCGTTCATTTATAGTCACTGCCGATCAGCGCTGGAAGCAAGACAAATGGATTTAATTCTGTGTCATACAACCGCAGATTTTGATACGCTGGGCGCGGCAGTAGGGCTGACTCGGTTACAACCAGGGGCACGGATTGTGCTGAGTGGTGGTTCGCATCCGGCGGTGCATGACTTTCTGGCTTTGCACCGAGATGAATATCCTTTGATTGAACGGCGATCGGTCAGTCCGCAGCAGATTCGCTCTTTGGCCGTGGTAGATGCCCAACGGCGCGATCGCATTGGCAAGACTGCTGAGTGGTTAGACCTGCCAGATATAGAGATTACGGTCTACGACCATCACCTAAACACGGAGAGCGATATTCCAGCAACTTCCTTTCAGGTGGAGCCAGTCGGGGCGACCTCAACGTTGATTGCTGAGCAACTACAAGCGCAAGCTGTGCAGCTGACTCCTGCCGAGGCAACCGTGATGGCCTTGGGAGTGCATGTGGATACGGGTTCGCTGACTTATGACCACGCAACCGCTAGGGATGCGCTGGCTTTGGCTTGGTTGATGGAGCAGGGAGCCAACCTGAAGATGATCGCGGAGTACATCGATCCGGGGCTGTCACCGCAGTTACAGGAGTTGTTTGCGATCGCCTTAGACGGGCTGCAAACTGAGGAGCTCCAAGGGCATCGGGTCGCTTGGGTGCTCTTGCAACCTGGAGCGTATATTCCTGGTTTGTCTAGCTTGGCTTCTCGGATCACAGAACTTACAGAAAGCGACGCCCTGCTGTTAGCCGCTCATTATCCCGTCCGGGCGGTAGACCCAGGAGACCGAGAAGAAACTGATCTCGACGACACTCGCTTAAGCGTGATTGGGCGATCGCAAATTGAGGGCACTGACCTGAACGAGCTGTTCAAGCCGCTGGGTGGGGGTGGCCACTCAAAGGCGGCAGCGCTAACTTTACGAGGAGCGAACCCGGAGTCAGTATTGCAACAACTACGAGCAGGGTTGCAGCAACAAATTCCTCAGTCTCCCACGGCTCGCGAACTGATGTCCTCACCTGTGCGCACCATTCGGCCTGAGACTACTATCAATGAGGCGCAGAGAATTTTGTTGCGCTACGGTCATTCTGGTTTATCGGTGGTCGATGCTCAAGGCCAACTCGTTGGCATCATTTCTCGGCGGGATCTAGATATTGCGCTGCATCACGGCTTTGGTCATGCCCCCGTGAAGGGCTACATGACTACCAACTTAAAAATGATTACGCCAGAGACGCTGCTACCAGATATTGAGTCATTGATGGTGACTTATGACATTGGCCGTCTGCCTGTGTTGGAAGAGAACCAGTTAGTGGGTATTGTCACTCGCACCGATGTGTTGCGCCAACTCCACCAGATGCAACGCCCGACTAGCGTTGTGGTGCCTGGAGACAAAGGAATTCCCCTGCGGGCACCTTTGCAAGAACAGCTCAAAGCTCGTTTGGTGCCGCAGTTGTGGTCTGTTCTAGCGGTGGCGGCTCAACAAGCTGAAGCGAGGGGCTGGCATCTTTATCTCGTGGGAGGGGCAGTGCGGGATCTGCTGCTGGCTGACCCAGAAGCCGCTTTGTTGCTCAATGATATTGATTTGGTAGTGGATGGCTACCACCGAGCGCTGCAAGAGGGAGCGGGCGTAGAGCTAGCCCGGGCTTTACAGCAGCAATATCCGCAGGCTCGGCTCGACATTCATGGGCAATTTCAAACTGCTGCTTTGTTATGGCACAAAGACCCAGAATTAGATTCTCTATGGGTAGATATTGCCACGGCCCGCACCGAGTTTTATCCCTACCCAGCGGCAAACCCAGAGGTGGAAGCCAGTTCAATTCGGCAAGACCTCTATCGGCGTGACTTCACGATTAATGCCCTCGCCATTCGCCTTACGGCTCCCCGGTCGGGTGAATTGCTTGATTTCTTTGGAGGTTTGCTGGATTTGCGATCGCGCCAAATCCGTGTCCTCCATGCCAACAGCTTTATTGAAGATCCCACCCGGATTTATCGAGCAGTACGCTTTGCAGTGCGGCTAGGATTCGAGATTGACCCCCAAACTGAAGGTTATATTCGCCATGCGATCGAGAGTGGTGTTTACGATCGCGTCCAAGACGAAAACAGTCGGGCACCAGCGCTACAAACCCGATTGAAAAGCGAACTCAAATACGTTCTGGCTGCTCCCTATTGGCAATCAGCTTTACAGTTACTGTCCCATTTAGGAGCCTTGCGCTGCATTCATCCGACCTTGACTTTAACGCCAGCGCTTTGGCACCAGATCCGCCTGATGAGTCGTTGGTTGCGGCGCTTCGATTCCTCAAATACGCTGGTTCATTGGCAAATGCTGTTAGAGGTGTTGATTGCTGATCTTGCGCCAGAGTACCGGGGTAAGATTGCCGCCAATCTGCAACTACCTGTTAATAGCATTGAGGCTTTGCAACAACTTGCTACCACACAAGCTGACCTAGCAAGCCATTTAACAAAACCTCAAAAGCCTAGCCAAGTTGTGCAATTGCTGAGCCAATATGATCGCTCAACTCTAATCTTGATTGCGGCGCGATCGCCTCGTGCCCTTCGGCAGCTGATTTGGCGTTACTTAATCTGCTGGGCTCAGGTGAAACCGCTGCTAGATGGTAATGACCTAAAAGCGTTGGGTTACAAGCCGAGCCGCCAGTTTAAGCAGATCCTGTCCGACTTGACGGCTGCTACCTTAGATGGTGTGATTGGCGATCGCGACTCAGCCATCGCATTTTTGGCTCAACATTATCCTCTAGATTAAAAATTTTTCGAGTACGCTAAGCTAACTGAATTCGGTTAAAAATTAGGCACGAAAAATTCGTTACTGCGTCTAAAAATCTGGCTTGGGCAGGATGCGCTTTTTCTGCCATTGAAGTCTCAGATTTCTCGCAAGGCGCTAGCATAAGTGGACAAATTGGTAGTTAATACCTATGAACTTGGCGACTGGAACAGTTCTGCAAAACGGCAAATACGTCGTTGAGGCCATCCTGGGTCAAGGTGGCTTTGGCATCACCTATCGGGCGCACCATGCCTACTTCGACCAGCCTGTCGTCATCAAAGTTTTACACGAGAATTTGCGTCGCCATGCAGACTTCGCCCAGTTTCAACAACAATTCATTGCTGAAGCCCGCCGTGTAGCCCGCTGTCAGCATCCCAACATTGTGCGCGTGTTCGACTTTTTTGAGGAGGGTGGCCTGTCCTTCATTGTGATGGACTACATTCCCGGCGATACCTTAGCTGATATTGTGCAGTCCGAAGGTGCCCTACCCGAAGCTAAAGCGATTCACTACATTCGGCAGATTGGCGCAGCCCTAAATGTAGTGCACCAAGCAGGCTTACTGCATCGGGACGTGAAACCTCACAACATTATTCGCCGCGAACATACCGACTTTGTAGTGCTGATCGACTTTGGTATTGCTCGCGAATTTACTCCAGGGGTAACTCAAACCCATACGGGCATGTTGTCGGCGGGCTATGCGCCAATCGAGCAATATCTGCCTCAAGGTAAACGCACCCCTGCACTTGATATCTATGCTTTAGCAGCCACACTCTACAGCTTAGTCACAGGGCAAGCACCGATCGCCGCTCCTTTACGCGATCGCATTCCTTTACTCGACATGCGGCAATCCCAGCCCCACCTTAGTACGGCTGTAGAACAAGCTATTCTGCGCGGTATGGAGATGGAAGCTGAGGCAAGACCTCAAACTATAGCCGAGTGGTTTGCCCTCTTGCCCAATAGCAATTTTGTTACCTCCGCCTCCGAAACCGCTCACGCCAGTAAATTGCCCCCAGCCCCACCTAGCGCCAATTCTCAACCTCAGCCCATTCCCGCCACAGTCACCAGCGCCACTCTACCAGTAGTGCCTCGACATAGCCCTGCTCCAGCAGTGGTTGCTCCCCCAGTAACTACTCCCACCTCGGCTACGGCTGTAGCAGCGAATGAAGCAGCGGCAACGCCAGCGCCTTCTAGAAAAGCTCCACCTCCAAAGCCAGCTCCAGCTCACTCGCCCTTCCCCAAGGCACTGCTAGGAGCCGCAGCGATCGCCACCTGCGTTGGCGTTGCTTTTGGTTTAGTTCTCCGGATCAGTGGTGGTCAAGCAGGCCCAACTTTCTTACAAAACGATCAATCCTTTCCAGAGAGAGCTTGGCCAGGGCAGGAGGTGCCCACCTCTGTGCCTTCAGATGTGCCAGTTGAGCGAGGTGCTCCGCAGGACAACGCTGCGCCTCCTTTAGAGCAATCAGAGCCGACTGCGGATGAAACTCCACCCGAACCCGTTGATTCGCCACTTGACCTAGCTCCTACACCGTCTCTCCCTCCAGATGTAGAAGTTGCTCCGAGTCCTGTAGAGGTAGATCCTGCACCAAATCCAGTTCCAGATCCCAGCCCAGTTCCCGCTCCGGTAGAAGCCAACCCTATTCCAGCTCCTGAGCCAGCCGTAGAGCCAGAGCCACAACCGCCTGCGAATAATCCTGAACCCGCTCCTGAGCCAGAACCCCCTAGTGATAACTCCGCTGCCCCTACTTCCTCGTTTGCTCCTCCAGCCGCACCGGAACCTCCAGCACCGTCTCCTTAGCCAGCCCTGAGGTCGAGGCAGGATATTGAATAAGCAAGTTATAATCTTTGCGGACACCCGCAGAGATTTTCCCATGAGTAATCCGCTAGTTCACGCCTTTTTCGTTGGCAGAGCCTTGGCTGAAACTTTGGGTGAGCAGCTAGAACATTCACTGACGAACGCCTTGAGTGAGCTAGGCAAGTTTGATGCTGAGCAGCGAGAGCACCTGCGCCAGTTTACCGAACAAGTTCTAGAACGGGCTCAGCGAGAAGAAGAGATTGTGATGCGAGCCCGTACCACCACCGCGATCGTGCCTCAAGGCTCTCAACCCACTGACTTGCAGGCTACCATTGACGAGCTACGGGCTGAAATTGCTCAACTGCGCTCCGAGTTAAAAACCTACCGGAGTAGTTCCGTTTAAGGTTGAAGCATTCTGCTTTCCCTCTCTTTGCTCAGGCTGCCAAATTTAAAAGCTGATTTAGGAATCCAAGTGTCTGCCCTTTTTGATGATCCTCTTAGTCTTCCGGAATCTAAGGAGCACATGACGATTACAGGGTGGCTCCGCCGAGGCACCCGTAAGGAAAAAGTCTACCGTTGGAGCCGCGACAAGTACTCTCGTCGTCGTCGCTTTGTAGACATTTGGTCTTTTGTTCTCACCCTGCTGACCTCGCTGTGGCTCAACGACAAAGCTTGGAGCTACCGCGGGGGTATGACTGAAGCTAAAAAGGCAGTCAGACGGCGAAATCAAGCAATTTGGATTCGAGAAACCCTGCTAGATTTGGGGCCAACCTTTATTAAAATCGGACAGTTGTTCTCAACGCGAGCCGATTTGTTTCCCTCTGAATACGTTGAGGAGTTGTCCAAGCTCCAAGACCGAGTGCCTGCCTTCAGCTACGAGCAAGTTGAAGCCATTATTGAGAAGGACTTAGGGAAACAGGTGCATGAGCTTTACCGTAGCTTTGACCCGATTCCCCTGGCAGCGGCTAGCTTGGGCCAAGTCCATAAAGCCCAGTTGCACTCTGGCGAAGAAGTCGTCGCTAAAGTGCAACGTCCAGCTTTGCGGCAGTTATTTGAAATCGATTTACAAATTCTCAAAGGGATTACCCGTTATTTCCAAAACCATCCGGAGTGGGGTCGAGGCCGAGATTGGCTAGGCATTTACGAAGAGTGTTGTCGGATTCTTTGGGAAGAAATCGATTACCTCAACGAGGGGCGTAACGCGGATACATTTCGGCGTAACTTCCGCAACGAGGATTGGGTGTCTGTGCCACGGGTTTACTGGCGTTACACTTCTCCCCGGGTAATAACTCTAGAATATGCTCCTGGCATCAAAATTAGCCACTATGAAGCCATCGAAGCGGCAGGGCTCGATCGCCGGAATTTAGCGCAATTGGGAGCAAGAGCTTATCTGCAACAACTGCTAAATGATGGCTTTTTTCATGCCGATCCGCATCCCGGTAATATTGCCGTTAGTCCCGACGGCTCGTTAATCTTCTACGATTTCGGCATGATGGGCCGCATTCAGCCCATTACTCGCGAGAAGCTACTTGATACGTTTTTTGGCATTGCTCAAAAAGATGCCGATCGCGTGGTGACTTCTTTGGTAGCACTGGGCGCTTTGTCTCCAGTGGATGACATGGGGCCTGTGCGCCGCTCGGTTCAGTACATGCTGGATCACTTTATGGATCAACCGTTTGAGAATCAATCGGTCAGTGACATCAGTGACGACTTGTACGAGATTGCTTACGACCAGCCCTTTCGCTTTCCAGCTACCTTCACCTTTGTGATGCGAGCTTTCTCTACACTTGAAGGAGTGGGTAAAGGGTTAGACCCAGACTTTAACTTCATGGAGGTCGCAAGACCTTTTGCGATGCAGATTATGTCTAATGGCAATAGTTCTCCAGAAAGCAGCATCCTGAGCGAATTAGGTCGTCAAGCGGCTCAAGTGGGCAGCACGGCTTTTGGCTTACCACGCCGCATTGAAGATACGCTAGAAAAACTGGAACGGGGTGATTTACGAGTCCGGGTTCGCTCCACTGAAACGGATCGGGTCATTCGCCGTCTCAGCAGCGTTAATATAGGAACTAACTACACGTTGTTGGTCAGTGCCTTTACACTTTCAGCCACAATCTTGTATGTTAGCGGTCATGTCTGGCTGGCGTTGCTGGTTGCTGTTGGTGCTGCCGCCCTCGCCTTTGCCCTGATCCGCCTGTTGATGCGCCTCGATCGCTTTGATCGGATGCTGTAATGTTTTTTGACTTTCAGGTAAAAGCAGCCAATTTATGAAACGCCTCTTCACGGGTCTGACCGATCCGGGACTCCTTCGTTCCGTAAATCAGGATGCTTACTACATTGACCCTGAGGGTCGATTTTTTATTGTGGCGGATGGCATGGGAGGGCATGCTGGCGGTCAGGAAGCGAGCCGCATTGCCACTCAAGCAATTCAATTTTATCTAGAGCAATATTGGCCTTCGCTAGATTCGTCACCCGCCTTACTGGAAGCAGCACTGCTAGAGGCTAACCAAGCCATTTTGCAAGACCAGCAAAGTCACCCAGAACGTTCTGATATGGGAACAACTGTGGTTGTGGTGATCTTTCGAGATGGCGACGAGCAACCTTGGTGCGCCCATATTGGTGACTCCCGGCTTTACCGTTTGCGTGGCCCCAAAATTGAGCAGATCACAGAGGATCACACTTGGGTTGCCAAAGCTCTGAAAGGGGGGGATTTGACTCCAGAGCAGGCGCGAAATCATCCTTGGCGACATGTTTTGTCCCAGTGTTTAGGGCGTGAAGATTTACGCCAGATGGATATTCAAGCTCTAGAAGTACAACCGGGCGATCGTCTGTTGCTGTGCAGTGATGGCCTTACCGAAGAACTCTCCGACCACTCGATCGCTGCGCACCTCAAGGCAATCCGAGCCTCAGAGAAGGCAGCAGCAGCACTAGTCAACGCTGCAAAAGATAAGGGTGGACGGGACAACATCACCGTAGTACTAGTGACTCTTGATGGCTTCAGCCATCCCGACCCACCGACTCAGGGTTCGTAACGCTTCAGATTTACTCAGCTTTAAAGGAAATTTTTGTTAGGGCAAATAAGGATTTGTCTAGCTTTGCGATCGCCGCGATCGCCCATCCACTCGACCTTTGGGCTAAGACGTGGGCATCGGTTGCTGTTTTAGGCGTTCTCTGAGTTAAGCTTTATCACAAAGTTAGTTCATTTTGAGCATTTTTACAATTTGTAACCTGATAAAAATACTCCAACCCGTTATTTGGTGTAGGAGGTGGTATGTGTATCCTGGAAAACCTACTTCGTCAGGGATAGCTAACATTAGAGCTAAGTTACCTCAGTAGGGGTATGTGCACTTTGTCAAACAATTGTTATCTTTTTTAATACAGGGTGACTGGATTTGCAGGTAAAGCAGTTGAAGAGAATAAGTAGCCCACAGAGCAATACTGCTTTTCCAGATTCGCTGTACTCTCCTCTCTCTTACTTTGGAGTTACATATGAACCAGCCCATCGAACTTTCTCTCGAACAACAATTCAATATCCGCTCCTTTGAAACTCAGGTTCAACAAATGAGCCGTGAGCAGGCTCAGAACTTCCTGATTGACCTCTACAAGCAAATGATGATGCGTGAGACCATGTATAAGCACTTCCTGAAGCATCAGTGGGGCTTGGAACCGGGTCCTCAAGTGTAGTTAATGCCTCGTCGCGGTAGGGCGACCTCTATCTCTTGCTTTGTTCCAATGTGGGAAAGAAGCTGGGGTCGTGGGGCGTCGAACCCGCTTTACCAAGCTCAAAAAACTCAAGCATTAATTTTAGTTGACCAATCCAGAGCTATAAGTTTCAATTAACAGCGTTGTTTCAGTCAGATTATGTGGCTCGTAAGAATAACTGCTTGAGAACGTAATTTATCTGAGTCAGCCAGCCATATCCAAAGCTTTGCTACCAGAATTAGAAAAAACTAGCTGATCTAGCTTGGCCAAAATTTTGAGCGAGTCAGACTTAACCGCTAAAGTTTTCACAAATTTAATTGGATGTCTTTGGAGTTAAGTGCTTAATTAGGAGAGTTGCGCTTCAGATCCTCTCACCTCCTCACTTATGTTCCAACGTCCTTTAATTTGCACCGACTTCTCCGACAACATTCAGCGCTTGGCTAACTTTGTGCCTAGCTTAGCCGCTGGGGGAATGCAACAGATTGTGTTTTTGCATGTGACAGCGCTGTGGGAAGAAGGCGAGATTCCGCGAGAAGACACGGAAAAAGTCAATCAAGCTCGCGATCGCTTAGCAGTGG
This genomic stretch from Trichocoleus sp. FACHB-46 harbors:
- the ribH gene encoding 6,7-dimethyl-8-ribityllumazine synthase, which gives rise to MAVFEGTFTQTEPLRFAIVIGRFNDLITTKLLEGCQDCLKRHGVDPNPHGTQVDYVWVPGSFEVPLVARQLALANRYDAIICLGAIIRGQTPHFDYVAAEVSKGIANVGLQTGVPIIFGIVTTDTMQQALERAGIKSNKGWDYAMNALEMASLMRQLRSGDGIVPQNSQVSGTTSTQTLPAAPSNTLAPSLHKEQERLG
- the psbZ gene encoding photosystem II reaction center protein PsbZ — encoded protein: MFSTLFQLALVALVGLSFVMVVGVPVAYASPQNWEQSKRLILLGSGLWFALVLLVGLLNYLVV
- a CDS encoding CBS domain-containing protein; protein product: MDLILCHTTADFDTLGAAVGLTRLQPGARIVLSGGSHPAVHDFLALHRDEYPLIERRSVSPQQIRSLAVVDAQRRDRIGKTAEWLDLPDIEITVYDHHLNTESDIPATSFQVEPVGATSTLIAEQLQAQAVQLTPAEATVMALGVHVDTGSLTYDHATARDALALAWLMEQGANLKMIAEYIDPGLSPQLQELFAIALDGLQTEELQGHRVAWVLLQPGAYIPGLSSLASRITELTESDALLLAAHYPVRAVDPGDREETDLDDTRLSVIGRSQIEGTDLNELFKPLGGGGHSKAAALTLRGANPESVLQQLRAGLQQQIPQSPTARELMSSPVRTIRPETTINEAQRILLRYGHSGLSVVDAQGQLVGIISRRDLDIALHHGFGHAPVKGYMTTNLKMITPETLLPDIESLMVTYDIGRLPVLEENQLVGIVTRTDVLRQLHQMQRPTSVVVPGDKGIPLRAPLQEQLKARLVPQLWSVLAVAAQQAEARGWHLYLVGGAVRDLLLADPEAALLLNDIDLVVDGYHRALQEGAGVELARALQQQYPQARLDIHGQFQTAALLWHKDPELDSLWVDIATARTEFYPYPAANPEVEASSIRQDLYRRDFTINALAIRLTAPRSGELLDFFGGLLDLRSRQIRVLHANSFIEDPTRIYRAVRFAVRLGFEIDPQTEGYIRHAIESGVYDRVQDENSRAPALQTRLKSELKYVLAAPYWQSALQLLSHLGALRCIHPTLTLTPALWHQIRLMSRWLRRFDSSNTLVHWQMLLEVLIADLAPEYRGKIAANLQLPVNSIEALQQLATTQADLASHLTKPQKPSQVVQLLSQYDRSTLILIAARSPRALRQLIWRYLICWAQVKPLLDGNDLKALGYKPSRQFKQILSDLTAATLDGVIGDRDSAIAFLAQHYPLD
- a CDS encoding serine/threonine-protein kinase: MNLATGTVLQNGKYVVEAILGQGGFGITYRAHHAYFDQPVVIKVLHENLRRHADFAQFQQQFIAEARRVARCQHPNIVRVFDFFEEGGLSFIVMDYIPGDTLADIVQSEGALPEAKAIHYIRQIGAALNVVHQAGLLHRDVKPHNIIRREHTDFVVLIDFGIAREFTPGVTQTHTGMLSAGYAPIEQYLPQGKRTPALDIYALAATLYSLVTGQAPIAAPLRDRIPLLDMRQSQPHLSTAVEQAILRGMEMEAEARPQTIAEWFALLPNSNFVTSASETAHASKLPPAPPSANSQPQPIPATVTSATLPVVPRHSPAPAVVAPPVTTPTSATAVAANEAAATPAPSRKAPPPKPAPAHSPFPKALLGAAAIATCVGVAFGLVLRISGGQAGPTFLQNDQSFPERAWPGQEVPTSVPSDVPVERGAPQDNAAPPLEQSEPTADETPPEPVDSPLDLAPTPSLPPDVEVAPSPVEVDPAPNPVPDPSPVPAPVEANPIPAPEPAVEPEPQPPANNPEPAPEPEPPSDNSAAPTSSFAPPAAPEPPAPSP
- a CDS encoding DUF6825 family protein yields the protein MSNPLVHAFFVGRALAETLGEQLEHSLTNALSELGKFDAEQREHLRQFTEQVLERAQREEEIVMRARTTTAIVPQGSQPTDLQATIDELRAEIAQLRSELKTYRSSSV
- a CDS encoding AarF/ABC1/UbiB kinase family protein, translating into MTITGWLRRGTRKEKVYRWSRDKYSRRRRFVDIWSFVLTLLTSLWLNDKAWSYRGGMTEAKKAVRRRNQAIWIRETLLDLGPTFIKIGQLFSTRADLFPSEYVEELSKLQDRVPAFSYEQVEAIIEKDLGKQVHELYRSFDPIPLAAASLGQVHKAQLHSGEEVVAKVQRPALRQLFEIDLQILKGITRYFQNHPEWGRGRDWLGIYEECCRILWEEIDYLNEGRNADTFRRNFRNEDWVSVPRVYWRYTSPRVITLEYAPGIKISHYEAIEAAGLDRRNLAQLGARAYLQQLLNDGFFHADPHPGNIAVSPDGSLIFYDFGMMGRIQPITREKLLDTFFGIAQKDADRVVTSLVALGALSPVDDMGPVRRSVQYMLDHFMDQPFENQSVSDISDDLYEIAYDQPFRFPATFTFVMRAFSTLEGVGKGLDPDFNFMEVARPFAMQIMSNGNSSPESSILSELGRQAAQVGSTAFGLPRRIEDTLEKLERGDLRVRVRSTETDRVIRRLSSVNIGTNYTLLVSAFTLSATILYVSGHVWLALLVAVGAAALAFALIRLLMRLDRFDRML
- a CDS encoding PP2C family serine/threonine-protein phosphatase → MKRLFTGLTDPGLLRSVNQDAYYIDPEGRFFIVADGMGGHAGGQEASRIATQAIQFYLEQYWPSLDSSPALLEAALLEANQAILQDQQSHPERSDMGTTVVVVIFRDGDEQPWCAHIGDSRLYRLRGPKIEQITEDHTWVAKALKGGDLTPEQARNHPWRHVLSQCLGREDLRQMDIQALEVQPGDRLLLCSDGLTEELSDHSIAAHLKAIRASEKAAAALVNAAKDKGGRDNITVVLVTLDGFSHPDPPTQGS
- a CDS encoding NblA/ycf18 family protein gives rise to the protein MNQPIELSLEQQFNIRSFETQVQQMSREQAQNFLIDLYKQMMMRETMYKHFLKHQWGLEPGPQV